One Diospyros lotus cultivar Yz01 chromosome 1, ASM1463336v1, whole genome shotgun sequence genomic window carries:
- the LOC127810201 gene encoding uncharacterized protein LOC127810201 isoform X2: MLRQALLVLALLGSTLVGPANSHQETGEWHCDSESEIRVEASFRPGIVTLDGHVDDWTDIYGFDFSLLPALDPDADKEYEGGKLTVKALHDGKDVFFMVQVDGHYAYSKGENNKCPSVALMFQTGENATYHRMGGCVQGPDTCTSKTCHGHEVDIMHFSIGNAIPGRLYGGNSIDNSIGNGGDRFGHLVDTYAWNPHCHFLDGLGPSGNDTSAQNNWKGVWWHSSLTSDSGFVEEDSPYTSDGQKGTFYFEFSRPLRTMDRLQQDAQFTIGKTSKVSIAFWYPTDGKPWHGSGHYSISCDWVALDILAGSSGSSKTHKNPWDAATAFSLLFSVVAFCLSVFVGHRVSTQKGVPFTPMNNL; encoded by the exons ATGCTTCGCCAGGCCCTTCTCGTCCTCGCATTGCTAGGTTCAACCCTAGTCGGACCGGCGAACTCACATCAGGAAACCGGCGAGTGGCACTGCGACTCCGAGTCGGAGATCCGTGTCGAGGCCTCGTTCAGGCCCGGGATTGTCACTCTCGATGGCCACGTTGATGACTGGACGGACATTTATGGCTTCGATTTCTCTCTCTTGCCGGCCTTGGACCCCGACGCCGATAAGGAGTACGAGGGTGGAAAACTGACCGTTAAG GCTTTGCATGATGGCAAGGATGTTTTCTTCATGGTACAAGTTGACGGCCATTATGCATACTCTAAAGG TGAGAATAACAAGTGCCCATCTGTTGCTCTCATGTTTCAAACTGGGGAAAATGCCACATATCATAGA ATGGGTGGGTGTGTTCAAGGACCAGATACTTGCACCAGCAAAACATGCCATGGACATGAAGTAGATATCATGCACTTCTCAATAGGAAATGCCATTCCTGGGCGACTCTATGGTGGTAATTCAATAGACAACAGTATTGGAAATGGAGGTGACAG GTTTGGGCACTTGGTTGATACTTATGCTTGGAATCCACACTGTCATTTCCTTGATGGACTTGGTCCTTCAG GAAATGATACTAGTGCTCAGAACAACTGGAAAGGGGTTTGGTGGCACAGCAGCTTAACTAGTGACTCAG GTTTTGTGGAGGAAGATAGCCCATATACATCAGATGGACAAAAGGGcactttttattttgagttctCAAGGCCTTTGAGAACCATGGATCGTCTTCAACAG GATGCTCAGTTCACCATTGGCAAGACAAGCAAGGTATCAATCGCCTTTTGGTACCCGACAGACGGGAAACCATGGCATGGATCTGGACACTACTCTATTAGCTGCGATTGGGTGGCATTGGACATCTTGGCAGGAAGCTCTGGATCTAGTAAGACCCATAAAAACCCATGGGATGCAGCCACTGCCTTCTCCCTCCTCTTCTCTGTAGTTGCCTTTTGTCTTTCTGTTTTTGTTGGGCATCGAGTTTCCACCCAAAAGGGTGTGCCCTTTACAC CTATGAACAATCTCTAG
- the LOC127810201 gene encoding uncharacterized protein LOC127810201 isoform X1 translates to MLRQALLVLALLGSTLVGPANSHQETGEWHCDSESEIRVEASFRPGIVTLDGHVDDWTDIYGFDFSLLPALDPDADKEYEGGKLTVKALHDGKDVFFMVQVDGHYAYSKGENNKCPSVALMFQTGENATYHRMGGCVQGPDTCTSKTCHGHEVDIMHFSIGNAIPGRLYGGNSIDNSIGNGGDRFGHLVDTYAWNPHCHFLDGLGPSGNDTSAQNNWKGVWWHSSLTSDSGFVEEDSPYTSDGQKGTFYFEFSRPLRTMDRLQQDAQFTIGKTSKVSIAFWYPTDGKPWHGSGHYSISCDWVALDILAGSSGSSKTHKNPWDAATAFSLLFSVVAFCLSVFVGHRVSTQKGVPFTPMNNL, encoded by the exons ATGCTTCGCCAGGCCCTTCTCGTCCTCGCATTGCTAGGTTCAACCCTAGTCGGACCGGCGAACTCACATCAGGAAACCGGCGAGTGGCACTGCGACTCCGAGTCGGAGATCCGTGTCGAGGCCTCGTTCAGGCCCGGGATTGTCACTCTCGATGGCCACGTTGATGACTGGACGGACATTTATGGCTTCGATTTCTCTCTCTTGCCGGCCTTGGACCCCGACGCCGATAAGGAGTACGAGGGTGGAAAACTGACCGTTAAG GCTTTGCATGATGGCAAGGATGTTTTCTTCATGGTACAAGTTGACGGCCATTATGCATACTCTAAAGG TGAGAATAACAAGTGCCCATCTGTTGCTCTCATGTTTCAAACTGGGGAAAATGCCACATATCATAGA ATGGGTGGGTGTGTTCAAGGACCAGATACTTGCACCAGCAAAACATGCCATGGACATGAAGTAGATATCATGCACTTCTCAATAGGAAATGCCATTCCTGGGCGACTCTATGGTGGTAATTCAATAGACAACAGTATTGGAAATGGAGGTGACAG GTTTGGGCACTTGGTTGATACTTATGCTTGGAATCCACACTGTCATTTCCTTGATGGACTTGGTCCTTCAG GAAATGATACTAGTGCTCAGAACAACTGGAAAGGGGTTTGGTGGCACAGCAGCTTAACTAGTGACTCAG GTTTTGTGGAGGAAGATAGCCCATATACATCAGATGGACAAAAGGGcactttttattttgagttctCAAGGCCTTTGAGAACCATGGATCGTCTTCAACAG GATGCTCAGTTCACCATTGGCAAGACAAGCAAGGTATCAATCGCCTTTTGGTACCCGACAGACGGGAAACCATGGCATGGATCTGGACACTACTCTATTAGCTGCGATTGGGTGGCATTGGACATCTTGGCAGGAAGCTCTGGATCTAGTAAGACCCATAAAAACCCATGGGATGCAGCCACTGCCTTCTCCCTCCTCTTCTCTGTAGTTGCCTTTTGTCTTTCTGTTTTTGTTGGGCATCGAGTTTCCACCCAAAAGGGTGTGCCCTTTACACCTATGAACAATCTCTAG
- the LOC127798643 gene encoding putative ubiquitin-conjugating enzyme E2 38, with product MEDVHGLQENNLHGEIEEIEDETDKRFKRFKNFDIDRNLPLDHHFVNCGRSTKPVPPTSSLAETLREERRILGSNLPNSIFVRGYENRIDLMRAAIIGPPDTPYHLGIFFFDVLFPGDYPARPPKLSFHSQGLDLHPGLRPDGKVCLSLLENWYGRLVYGWFGCNAEKWNPKRSNLAQVLLSIRCLILNEQPYYNQPIRLYTSKWNKNKFMLSCEAMIRTLESPPRGFEDFVAGHFRRRAHPILTKYGDLMDESEGMRQLFLKLVKAFEENGAYCKHHLGQVKVKPKK from the coding sequence ATGGAGGATGTTCACGGGCTCCAAGAAAACAACTTACACGGAGAGATTGAAGAGATCGAAGACGAAACGGACAAGAGATTCAAGCGGTTCAAGAACTTTGATATTGATAGAAACCTTCCATTGGATCACCACTTCGTCAATTGCGGGAGATCTACGAAGCCGGTCCCGCCAACAAGCTCTCTGGCCGAAACGCTCCGAGAAGAACGGAGGATTTTAGGCTCAAACCTGCCGAATTCAATCTTCGTCAGAGGCTACGAAAACAGAATCGATCTAATGAGAGCTGCAATTATAGGCCCTCCCGATACGCCTTACCATCTGGGCATCTTCTTCTTCGACGTTCTCTTCCCCGGGGACTATCCGGCGCGGCCGCCGAAACTCTCGTTCCACTCTCAGGGACTCGATTTGCATCCCGGCCTCCGGCCGGACGGCAAGGTCTGCCTCAGCCTTCTGGAGAACTGGTACGGACGCCTCGTCTACGGCTGGTTCGGGTGCAACGCGGAGAAGTGGAACCCGAAGCGATCGAATCTCGCACAAGTGCTGCTCTCGATTCGGTGCCTGATTTTGAACGAGCAACCCTACTACAATCAGCCAATCCGCCTGTACACATCGAAATGGAACAAGAACAAGTTCATGTTGTCGTGCGAGGCCATGATTCGAACACTCGAATCGCCGCCTCGGGGATTCGAAGACTTTGTGGCAGGCCATTTTAGGCGGAGGGCCCATCCCATTCTGACGAAGTACGGAGACTTAATGGATGAGAGCGAGGGCATGAGGCAGTTGTTCCTGAAGCTGGTAAAGGCGTTCGAAGAGAACGGGGCATATTGTAAGCATCATCTGGGTCAGGTGAAAGTAAAACCGAAGAAGTAG
- the LOC127797850 gene encoding glycine-rich protein 5-like, producing the protein MKQCKHASHDHFLSSLSYIGEMGKFPKHVPVVLVLTLLAVALLVVRIAEGRRLEEDTIDHGGFGKGHGGGGGFGGGGGHGGGFGGGGGAGGGKGGGIGGGIGGGGGGGKGGGAGGGGGAGGGFGGGAGGGGGIGGGAGGGKGGGFGGGAGGGGGVGGGAGGGKGGGFGGGAGGGVGGGAGGGGGIGGGGGGGKEVGLAVVLVEAEASVAVLEVEKAVGLAVALEVVLVEEEA; encoded by the exons ATGAAGCAATGCAAACACGCTTCTCATGatcatttcctttcttctctttcatATATAGGAGAGATGGGGAAGTTTCCGAAACATGTTCCAGTAGTGTTAGTTCTAACTTTGTTGGCGGTGGCTTTGTTGGTTGTGAGAATAGCAGAAGGAAGAAGGCTTGAGGAAGACACCATTGATCATGGAGGATTTGGCAAGGGAcatggcggcggcggcggctttGGTGGTGGAGGTGGCCATGGAGGGGGTTTTGGTGGAGGGGGCGGTGCTGGAGGAGGGAAAGGAGGTGGGATAGGTGGCGGCATTGGTGGTGGTGGAGGGGGAGGCAAAGGAGGGGGTGCAGGTGGAGGTGGTGGCGCCGGAGGTGGATTTGGCGGTGGTGCTGGTGGAGGCGGAGGCATCG GTGGCGGTGCTGGAGGTGGAAAAGGCGGTGGGTTTGGGGGTGGTGCTGGTGGAGGCGGAGGCGTCGGTGGCGGTGCTGGAGGTGGAAAAGGCGGTGGGTTTGGCGGTGGCGCCGGAGGTGGGGTTGGAGGTGGTGCTGGTGGAGGCGGAGGCATAGGTGGCGGTGGTGGAGGTGGAAAGGAGGTGGGTTTGGCGGTGGTGTTGGTGGAGGCGGAGGCGTCGGTGGCGGTGCTGGAAGTGGAAAAGGCGGTGGGTCTGGCGGTGGCGCTGGAGGTGGTGCTGGTGGAGGAGGAGGCATAG
- the LOC127793584 gene encoding LOW QUALITY PROTEIN: stachyose synthase (The sequence of the model RefSeq protein was modified relative to this genomic sequence to represent the inferred CDS: inserted 1 base in 1 codon): MAPPNDPVDSIFGVLASKKNSFDLSDGKLSVESVPFLCEVPSNITFKTFSSICHSSDAPPALFQRVQSISDKGGFLGFRKEEPSDKLMNSLGKFNGRSFLSIFRFKTWWSTLWVGSSGSDLQMETQWILLDVPEISSYVLIVPIVEGKFRSALLPGTDGQVMICAESGSTQAKASFFDAIAYVHVSENPYNIMKEAYAALRVHLNTFKLLEEKSVPPLVDKFGWCTWDAFYLTVEPPXVWHGVKEFADGGLSPRFIIIDDGWQSINLDGQDPHEDAKNLVLGGTQMTARLHGLDECEKFRNYKSGSFLGPNPPPFDPKKPKMLISKAIELEHAEKALDKAAQSGATDLSQFESEIERLKQELNKIFGAEPRDKASSQGCGSCSCKAEANGMKAFTRDLRTNFKGLDDIYVWHALCGAWGGVRPGATHLNSKIIPCKLSPGLDGTMDDLAVVKIVEGGIGLVHPDQAQDLYDSMHSYLSNVGITGVKVDVIHTLEYVSEEYGGRVELAKAYYKGLSKSLAKNFNGNGLISSMQQCNDFFFLGTEQISMGRVGDDFWFQDPNGDPMGVYWLQGVHMIHCAYNSMWMGQIIQPDWDMFQSDHLCAKFHAGSRAICGGPVYVSDSLGGHNFELLKKLVFPDGTIPKCQHFALPTRDCLFKNPLFDNTTILKIWNFNKYGGVVGAFNCQGAGWDSKERRIKGHSECYKPMSGSVHVSDIEWDQKEEAAEMGKAEEYAVYLNQEDKLLLAKTMSDAIQITIRPSSFEIFSFVPIKNLGPTNKFAPIGLTNMFNSEGTIKSLNYAENGAGATVKIEVKGKGNFLAFSSGSPRKCYLNGAEVGFEWSADFRLDLSMPWIEEAGGISEVIFVF; this comes from the exons ATGGCACCCCCTAATGATCCTGTGGACTCGATATTCGGAGTTCTTGCATCCAAGAAGAATAGTTTTGATTTGTCTGATGGCAAGCTCTCTGTTGAAAGTGTGCCATTCCTTTGTGAAGTTCCCTCCAATATCactttcaaaacattttcctCGATTTGTCACTCTTCTGATGCTCCACCTGCCCTGTTCCAGCGCGTCCAATCGATATCCGACAAGGGCGGTTTCCTTGGATTCCGCAAGGAGGAACCTTCTGATAAGTTGATGAACTCCTTGGGTAAATTTAATGGTAGGAGCTTTCTTAGCATCTTCAGGTTCAAGACATGGTGGTCTACCCTGTGGGTAGGTAGCTCTGGATCAGATTTACAGATGGAGACTCAATGGATACTCTTAGATGTCCCCGAAATAAGCTCATATGTCCTTATTGTGCCCATAGTTGAAGGCAAGTTTAGGTCTGCCCTTCTTCCTGGCACCGATGGTCAGGTCATGATCTGTGCTGAAAGTGGTTCTACTCAAGCAAAAGCATCATTTTTCGATGCCATTGCCTATGTCCATGTGTCCGAAAATCCTTACAACATAATGAAAGAAGCTTATGCTGCTCTTAGAGTTCATTTGAACACATTTAAGCTGCTAGAAGAGAAATCAGTCCCACCCCTAGTTGATAAGTTCGGTTGGTGCACTTGGGATGCATTTTACTTGACAGTAGAACCGC GAGTCTGGCATGGAGTGAAGGAATTTGCAGATGGAGGTCTCTCCCCGAGATTCATCATCATTGACGATGGATGGCAAAGCATAAACCTAGATGGACAAGATCCACACGAGGACGCAAAAAATCTTGTTTTGGGTGGGACTCAAATGACGGCCAGACTTCACGGGCTTGACGAATGTGAGAAGTTCAGGAATTACAAGAGTGGATCTTTCTTGGGACCTAATCCTCCTCCGTTTGATCCAAAGAAGCCTAAAATGCTAATCTCCAAGGCCATCGAGCTCGAGCATGCAGAAAAGGCTCTCGACAAGGCTGCTCAATCTGGGGCTACTGACTTGTCCCAGTTTGAGTCAGAGATTGAAAGATTGAAGCAAGAGTTGAACAAAATATTTGGTGCAGAACCGAGAGATAAAGCTTCAAGTCAAGGGTGTGGAAGCTGTTCTTGCAAAGCAGAAGCAAATGGGATGAAGGCTTTTACCAGGGACTTGAGGACTAACTTCAAGGGCTTGGATGATATTTATGTTTGGCATGCTCTTTGCGGTGCATGGGGAGGTGTTAGGCCGGGAGCAACTCACCTGAACTCTAAGATCATCCCTTGCAAACTCTCTCCAGGACTAGATGGAACGATGGACGATCTTGCAGTGGTGAAAATAGTTGAGGGTGGGATAGGACTTGTTCATCCTGATCAAGCCCAGGATCTGTACGATTCAATGCACTCCTACCTTTCCAATGTAGGAATTACTGGTGTTAAAGTGGATGTCATTCAT ACACTTGAATACGTGTCCGAGGAATATGGAGGCAGGGTTGAGCTTGCCAAGGCTTACTACAAGGGGCTTTCAAAGTCTCTAGCAAAGAATTTCAATGGAAATGGACTGATCTCCAGTATGCAGCAATGCAATGACTTCTTCTTCCTTGGAACAGAGCAAATATCCATGGGAAGAGTTG GTGATGATTTTTGGTTTCAAGATCCAAATGGTGATCCAATGGGCGTTTATTGGCTACAGGGGGTTCATATGATCCACTGTGCATACAACAGCATGTGGATGGGACAGATCATCCAGCCTGACTGGGATATGTTCCAGTCTGATCATCTGTGTGCAAAGTTCCATGCCGGATCAAGAGCCATCTGTGGAGGACCTGTCTATGTGAGTGACTCCTTGGGGGGCCACAATTTTGAACTTCTTAAAAAACTTGTCTTCCCTGATGGTACCATTCCCAAGTGCCAACACTTTGCCCTCCCAACTAGAGACTGCCTCTTCAAAAACCCACTTTTCGACAACACCACCATTCTTAAGATTTGGAACTTCAACAAG TATGGAGGAGTGGTGGGTGCTTTCAATTGCCAAGGAGCTGGTTGGGATTCTAAAGAAAGAAGGATCAAAGGCCACTCAGAATGCTACAAGCCAATGTCTGGTTCGGTTCATGTCAGTGACATAGAATGGGACCAAAAGGAAGAAGCAGCGGAAATGGGTAAAGCGGAGGAGTATGCAGTTTATCTTAACCAGGAAGACAAACTATTATTGGCAAAAACCATGTCTGATGCAATTCAGATCACAATTCGGCCATCTTCCTTTGAGATATTCAGCTTTGTGCCTATCAAGAACCTTGGTCCGACCAACAAATTCGCACCAATTGGACTAACCAATATGTTCAACAGTGAAGGGACCATAAAGAGCTTGAATTACGCTGAGAATGGTGCTGGGGCTACTGTGAAAATTGAAGTGAAGGGGAAAGGGAATTTCTTGGCTTTCTCAAGTGGTTCACCAAGGAAGTGTTATTTGAATGGTGCTGAGGTTGGGTTCGAGTGGTCAGCTGATTTCAGACTGGACTTGAGTATGCCTTGGATTGAAGAGGCAGGCGGGATTTCTGAAGTGATTTTTGTCTTTTGA